A stretch of the Janthinobacterium sp. B9-8 genome encodes the following:
- the cas2e gene encoding type I-E CRISPR-associated endoribonuclease Cas2e: MKRVWVMLVIVLENAPPRLRGRMAIWLLEIRAGVYVGNYSKKVRESIWSQVAAGIEDGNAVMAWRTNNEAGFDFETLGKNRRIPVELDGAKLVSFLPVEQKES, from the coding sequence ATGAAGAGAGTATGGGTGATGCTGGTCATCGTGCTTGAAAACGCCCCGCCGCGTTTGCGCGGGCGGATGGCGATCTGGTTATTAGAAATTCGGGCTGGTGTTTATGTCGGCAATTATTCTAAAAAAGTCAGGGAATCAATCTGGAGCCAGGTTGCTGCAGGAATAGAGGACGGTAATGCAGTTATGGCCTGGCGAACGAATAATGAAGCAGGATTCGATTTTGAAACCCTAGGTAAAAACCGCCGTATTCCTGTGGAATTGGATGGGGCAAAGTTAGTTTCATTTTTACCCGTAGAGCAAAAAGAAAGCTAA
- a CDS encoding YkgJ family cysteine cluster protein produces MSSAVSCSTCKACCCQLEVMLIAGDDDVPPEYVEQDAWGGEIMHRLEDGWCAALDRRSMMCTIYEQRPWICRDYQEGDFDCMEQRKRIPILTARWQLNQ; encoded by the coding sequence ATGTCTTCCGCCGTATCCTGTAGTACTTGTAAAGCCTGTTGTTGCCAGCTGGAAGTCATGCTGATTGCCGGGGATGATGATGTGCCGCCGGAGTATGTCGAGCAAGATGCTTGGGGTGGCGAGATTATGCATAGGCTGGAGGATGGTTGGTGCGCGGCGCTCGATCGCCGCAGCATGATGTGTACGATTTATGAGCAAAGACCATGGATTTGCCGCGATTATCAAGAGGGCGATTTTGATTGCATGGAGCAAAGAAAGCGCATCCCTATCCTGACGGCGCGCTGGCAGCTTAATCAATAA
- a CDS encoding bifunctional acetate--CoA ligase family protein/GNAT family N-acetyltransferase yields MKPHYLSPLFDPRSVAVIGASETPGAVGSTVFANLLDGGYTGKLFPVNLHRDQVLGINAFKTLAKVPMVVDLVIITTPAKTLVDLIEECGKKGVKAVVIMSCDFVGTDKKSQTQLDKIMDRARHYGIRIMGPTVFGLCRVSSKLMAGNYQGKLKNGSMALVSQSSSITSAILDWAESHDVGFSSVVSLGSAVDVDVGEVLDYLVADPKTQSILLYIEDLQEARTFMSAVRAAARSKPVMALKVGRYNDVSAAHGRTHSERLIGRDDVFDAALKRAGVLRLRSINQLFTAAKVLNGTFKTKGRRLAVVTNGIGAGMMAVDRARDLHVLLPELAPGTVAWLAKNLPAQASRNNPVDILGDASPERFKLVVEAVLADPNIDGVLVVFTPQAGTDHLRTAEAMIALKKTSDKPLLMAWIGGKKVDASRKLLNKAGCASFSAPEHAVEVFYSLAAWQHNQQLLLQTPPPLGEWEAPDMETAHMVIDKVLADGRSLLDEIESKAILRAFHIPVAMTVRANSADDAVNAAMGMGLPVVLKVDAIDLMHKTDIDGVALNLNSLIAVASEANKMLSRAHDKLGIERVRGLTVQPMHGKKHARELMVGVVNDSAFGPVISFGAGGIAVEVFNDIAVSLPPLNDYLAEHLIRRTRIKKMLAPFRNQPAVNIEAVKNVLLRVSEMVCELPQIQQLDINPLISDENGVIAVDASIIVAAVDPKARRYAHMAIHPYPSHLMQLTQLKTGMPMILRPIRPEDAELLIQFVSRLSDETRYNRYMSVLKSLPQSLLARFTHLDYAREMAIAATVQAGQGEQIIGVARYTANPDKDSCEFAVVIDDAWQGKGLGNRLMEALFTAARDMGLSIIEGEVLTSNKTMLAFMKHLGFTIQTHPEDNGLKWVVKEL; encoded by the coding sequence ATGAAACCACATTATCTTTCCCCTCTGTTTGACCCCCGCTCGGTGGCGGTGATTGGTGCTTCTGAAACGCCTGGCGCGGTGGGCAGCACGGTGTTTGCCAATTTACTGGATGGCGGCTATACGGGGAAATTATTCCCCGTTAATTTGCATCGTGATCAGGTATTGGGAATTAATGCATTTAAAACGCTAGCCAAAGTGCCGATGGTGGTGGATTTGGTAATTATCACAACGCCTGCTAAAACTTTGGTCGATTTAATTGAAGAATGCGGCAAAAAAGGCGTTAAAGCCGTTGTGATTATGTCTTGTGATTTTGTGGGGACAGATAAAAAGAGCCAGACGCAGCTCGATAAGATCATGGATAGGGCGCGGCATTACGGCATACGGATTATGGGGCCAACGGTATTTGGCCTCTGCCGCGTTAGCTCTAAATTAATGGCGGGCAATTATCAGGGCAAGCTTAAAAATGGCAGCATGGCCTTGGTATCGCAATCATCATCGATTACCTCGGCGATTTTAGATTGGGCCGAATCGCACGATGTGGGCTTTTCTTCTGTGGTGTCTTTAGGCTCGGCAGTGGATGTGGATGTGGGAGAGGTGCTCGATTACCTTGTGGCAGACCCTAAAACCCAGAGCATTTTGCTGTATATCGAAGATTTGCAAGAGGCGCGCACCTTTATGTCGGCAGTGCGGGCTGCGGCGCGTTCCAAGCCGGTGATGGCGCTGAAAGTAGGTCGTTATAACGATGTCTCTGCCGCACATGGCCGCACCCATTCCGAGCGTTTAATTGGCCGTGATGATGTATTTGATGCCGCGCTCAAACGCGCTGGTGTGCTGCGTCTGCGTTCGATTAATCAGCTGTTTACCGCTGCAAAAGTATTAAATGGCACGTTTAAAACCAAGGGCCGCCGCTTGGCTGTGGTCACCAATGGCATTGGCGCAGGGATGATGGCGGTAGATAGGGCGCGTGATTTACACGTGCTGTTACCTGAGCTGGCCCCTGGCACCGTGGCTTGGCTGGCTAAAAATCTGCCTGCGCAAGCTAGCCGCAATAATCCGGTAGATATCTTGGGGGACGCCTCGCCCGAGCGATTTAAACTGGTGGTTGAAGCTGTATTGGCAGATCCAAATATCGATGGGGTCTTGGTGGTGTTTACCCCGCAAGCAGGCACCGATCATTTGCGCACTGCGGAGGCGATGATTGCGCTTAAGAAAACCAGCGACAAACCCCTGTTGATGGCGTGGATAGGTGGTAAAAAAGTCGATGCCAGCCGCAAGCTACTTAATAAAGCAGGATGTGCAAGCTTTTCTGCACCAGAGCACGCAGTAGAAGTGTTTTATTCTTTAGCGGCGTGGCAGCACAATCAGCAGCTCTTATTGCAAACGCCTCCACCGTTGGGTGAGTGGGAAGCGCCGGATATGGAAACGGCGCACATGGTGATCGATAAAGTGCTGGCCGATGGCCGTAGTTTGCTGGATGAAATTGAATCAAAAGCGATTTTAAGGGCGTTTCATATTCCTGTGGCCATGACGGTGCGGGCCAATAGTGCTGACGATGCGGTGAACGCCGCCATGGGCATGGGCCTGCCGGTGGTGCTGAAAGTGGATGCCATCGATTTAATGCACAAAACCGATATCGATGGTGTGGCACTTAATTTAAACAGCTTGATTGCGGTAGCGAGCGAGGCCAATAAAATGCTCAGTCGTGCCCACGATAAGCTGGGTATTGAGCGTGTGCGCGGCCTGACGGTGCAACCCATGCATGGCAAAAAACACGCCCGTGAGCTGATGGTCGGGGTTGTCAACGATTCGGCTTTTGGCCCGGTGATTAGCTTTGGTGCGGGTGGGATTGCGGTAGAAGTCTTCAACGATATTGCCGTATCGCTACCGCCTTTAAATGATTATCTGGCAGAGCATTTAATCCGTCGCACGCGGATTAAAAAAATGCTGGCTCCTTTCAGAAACCAGCCTGCAGTGAATATCGAGGCGGTTAAAAATGTGCTGCTGCGCGTGTCTGAAATGGTCTGCGAATTACCGCAGATTCAGCAGCTGGATATCAACCCCTTAATCAGCGATGAAAACGGCGTGATTGCGGTGGATGCTAGCATTATTGTGGCAGCTGTGGACCCCAAAGCCCGCCGCTACGCGCATATGGCGATTCATCCCTATCCATCGCATCTGATGCAGCTCACCCAGCTTAAAACAGGCATGCCCATGATCTTGCGCCCGATTCGGCCGGAAGACGCCGAATTGTTGATTCAGTTTGTCAGCCGCCTATCGGATGAGACGCGCTATAACCGCTATATGAGCGTGCTTAAATCCCTGCCGCAAAGCCTGCTGGCGCGCTTTACTCATCTCGATTACGCAAGAGAAATGGCCATTGCCGCCACGGTGCAGGCAGGCCAAGGCGAGCAAATTATCGGCGTAGCCCGTTATACTGCCAACCCCGATAAAGACAGCTGCGAATTCGCCGTAGTGATCGACGATGCGTGGCAGGGTAAAGGCCTTGGCAATCGCCTGATGGAAGCCCTCTTCACCGCTGCCCGCGATATGGGTTTATCGATTATCGAAGGCGAAGTGCTCACCAGCAATAAAACCATGCTGGCCTTTATGAAACACCTCGGTTTCACTATTCAAACTCACCCGGAAGACAATGGGCTGAAGTGGGTGGTGAAGGAGCTATGA
- a CDS encoding FxDxF family PEP-CTERM protein, with translation MNFTKSILATALFFAASTSFAAVTSTFVNSEKISYQNHEHAQPDTVKYDGTTELASFNWGLHHADETAQVLIKRNAGVTGEISIQNGFNFTAVSSSTDAAAARLKVGQTQDIKKGQFALFQGTFTDFSTAGDTQIGSWYDFSADNTHTFSNLVKGAAYYYLIKGSVVGTAGANYTLSSVAAPVPEPETYALMGMGLIGLLAARRRKASRA, from the coding sequence ATGAACTTTACTAAAAGCATCTTAGCAACGGCACTGTTTTTTGCCGCCTCAACATCGTTCGCGGCAGTAACGTCAACATTTGTTAATAGCGAAAAAATCAGCTACCAAAACCACGAACACGCACAGCCAGATACCGTTAAATATGATGGCACAACCGAGCTGGCATCGTTCAACTGGGGCCTGCACCACGCTGATGAAACTGCTCAAGTTTTAATCAAACGCAATGCAGGCGTAACCGGTGAAATCAGCATTCAAAACGGCTTTAACTTCACAGCCGTATCATCATCGACTGATGCTGCTGCTGCCCGGCTTAAAGTTGGCCAGACTCAAGACATCAAAAAAGGCCAATTTGCTTTGTTCCAAGGCACTTTCACTGACTTTAGCACTGCTGGCGACACACAAATCGGCAGCTGGTATGACTTCAGCGCCGACAACACCCACACCTTTAGTAACCTGGTAAAAGGTGCTGCTTACTACTACCTAATCAAAGGTAGTGTTGTAGGTACTGCAGGTGCTAATTACACTCTAAGCTCAGTAGCTGCCCCTGTTCCAGAACCAGAAACCTATGCACTGATGGGCATGGGCCTGATTGGTCTGTTAGCTGCACGCCGTCGCAAAGCTAGCCGCGCTTAA
- the fghA gene encoding S-formylglutathione hydrolase, whose protein sequence is MSLELISSNRSFGGWHKRYKHQASSTSCEMTFAVYLPPQTAQGGKVPVVYWLSGLTCNDENFATKAGAQRVAAELGIALVMPDTSPRGSDVADAGRYDLGQGAGFYVNATEAPWQRHYQMYDYIVSELPALIEAHFPVTNRKSISGHSMGGHGALMIALRNPQAYLSASAFAPIVNPSQVPWGETAFSEYLGDDRSTWLAYDSCHLMQHATQMLPLLIDQGDQDSFIPQQLQPNALEKIARTRQWPFTLNIQPGYDHSYYFIASFIETHLRFHADHLGA, encoded by the coding sequence ATGTCCCTAGAACTCATCAGCAGTAACCGCAGTTTTGGTGGCTGGCATAAGCGGTACAAGCATCAGGCCAGCAGCACTTCGTGCGAGATGACGTTTGCGGTGTATTTGCCGCCGCAAACGGCGCAGGGTGGCAAGGTGCCGGTGGTTTATTGGTTGTCCGGCCTGACCTGCAATGACGAAAACTTTGCCACTAAAGCAGGGGCACAGCGGGTAGCGGCAGAGCTGGGGATTGCTTTAGTGATGCCGGATACCAGCCCGCGCGGTAGCGATGTGGCTGATGCGGGACGTTATGATCTGGGGCAGGGGGCAGGTTTTTATGTGAATGCCACCGAGGCGCCGTGGCAGCGGCATTATCAGATGTACGATTATATCGTCAGCGAATTGCCTGCTTTAATTGAGGCGCATTTTCCGGTGACTAATCGCAAGTCCATCAGCGGACATTCGATGGGTGGGCATGGCGCTTTGATGATTGCCTTGAGAAACCCGCAGGCCTATCTCTCCGCTTCGGCTTTTGCGCCGATCGTGAACCCCTCTCAAGTGCCCTGGGGTGAAACGGCGTTTAGCGAATATCTGGGGGATGATAGAAGCACATGGCTGGCATATGACAGCTGCCATTTAATGCAGCACGCCACGCAGATGCTGCCGCTACTGATTGATCAGGGCGATCAGGACAGCTTTATACCGCAGCAATTGCAGCCAAATGCTTTAGAGAAAATTGCAAGGACTCGCCAATGGCCGTTTACCTTAAATATCCAGCCCGGCTACGACCATAGCTATTACTTTATCGCCAGCTTTATTGAAACGCATTTACGTTTTCATGCGGATCATTTGGGGGCGTAG
- a CDS encoding energy transducer TonB, which produces MNIAVSHDSQRHSSWLWYGLAASILVHLLFLLLPAAAPKALPKQSGSQEIQLQLQPKPAPAPKPTPEPTPIPTPPPVMTKVPPKVPVKKDYSVPARPASQVATKAVPSKEVVIDDLGEALAGKPSKQPAELITRYADLKPREEDQQENGATRAQQSVDTQALFNIWEPQIRKKVERIGQMNFPKDEYGRSMFGTLQFRLVLNGDGNIASLTLEQSSGNPALDAAALQIVRRSATFGPVPVPLLDKRGQIMLLRYYQFINERAAWGRS; this is translated from the coding sequence ATGAATATTGCCGTATCACACGATTCTCAAAGACATTCGTCCTGGCTGTGGTACGGCTTAGCGGCTTCTATCCTTGTGCATCTCTTATTTTTGTTGCTGCCCGCCGCCGCGCCGAAGGCATTGCCAAAGCAGTCGGGTAGCCAGGAGATTCAGCTGCAATTGCAGCCCAAGCCTGCTCCTGCCCCAAAGCCCACGCCCGAACCCACGCCTATTCCTACTCCGCCACCGGTAATGACAAAAGTGCCGCCTAAAGTGCCGGTGAAAAAAGATTACTCGGTGCCTGCACGCCCAGCCAGCCAGGTTGCGACTAAAGCCGTGCCTAGCAAAGAAGTGGTGATTGATGATTTGGGTGAAGCATTGGCGGGCAAGCCAAGCAAACAGCCTGCGGAGCTTATTACTCGTTACGCTGATTTAAAGCCTAGAGAAGAAGATCAGCAGGAAAACGGCGCAACGCGCGCGCAGCAAAGTGTGGATACACAAGCGCTGTTTAATATCTGGGAGCCGCAAATTCGCAAGAAGGTAGAGCGAATCGGGCAAATGAATTTTCCTAAAGATGAATATGGCCGCTCGATGTTTGGCACTTTGCAGTTTAGGCTGGTGCTTAATGGCGATGGCAATATTGCATCGCTGACTTTAGAGCAATCATCGGGTAACCCGGCCTTGGATGCGGCGGCCTTGCAGATCGTAAGACGCTCCGCCACCTTTGGCCCTGTGCCTGTGCCGCTCTTGGATAAGCGCGGCCAGATTATGCTGCTGCGCTACTATCAGTTTATTAATGAAAGAGCGGCGTGGGGCAGGTCTTGA
- a CDS encoding translation initiation factor Sui1, producing the protein MMKNALGSLVYSTEHGTMCPDCSQPKDACICKKQPRPAGDGVVRVSRETKGRKGKGVTLIKGVPLDDDELAVLAKQLRTRCGSGGTVKDGVIEVQGDHCDVVLEFLKPRGWVVKRAGG; encoded by the coding sequence ATGATGAAAAACGCTTTAGGTAGCCTTGTTTATTCCACCGAACACGGCACGATGTGCCCAGATTGCAGCCAGCCCAAAGACGCCTGCATTTGCAAAAAACAGCCGCGCCCGGCGGGTGATGGTGTGGTGCGCGTTTCCAGAGAAACCAAGGGCCGCAAGGGTAAGGGCGTTACGCTGATCAAAGGCGTGCCGCTGGATGACGATGAATTAGCCGTGCTGGCTAAGCAGCTGCGAACTCGGTGTGGATCAGGTGGCACAGTCAAAGATGGCGTGATCGAAGTGCAAGGGGACCATTGCGATGTGGTGCTGGAATTCTTAAAGCCTAGAGGCTGGGTTGTGAAGCGGGCGGGAGGCTAG
- a CDS encoding S-(hydroxymethyl)glutathione dehydrogenase/class III alcohol dehydrogenase, translating into MLKTRAAVAWGPNQPLVIEELDLMPPQKGEVLVRIVASGVCHTDAYTLSGKDSEGIFPVVLGHEGAGVVEAIGEGVTSVAIGDHVIPLYTPECGECKFCLSGKTNLCQKIRATQGRGVMPDGTTRFYKDGQPIYHYMGTSTFSEYTVLPEISLAKINKEAPLEEVCLLGCGVTTGMGAVMNTAKVKAGDTVAIFGLGGIGLSAVIGARMARASRIIGIDINTSKFELAKQLGATDVINPKDFEKSIQDVIVEMTDGGVDFSFECIGNVNVMRSALECCHKGWGESVIIGVAGAGEEISTRPFQLVTGRVWRGSAFGGVRGRSELPSFVDRYMKGEFALSDFITHTMPLEEINTAFELMHEGKSIRSVIHF; encoded by the coding sequence ATGCTTAAAACACGTGCTGCTGTTGCTTGGGGGCCTAATCAGCCTTTGGTGATTGAAGAGCTTGATCTGATGCCGCCGCAAAAAGGCGAGGTGTTGGTGCGTATCGTGGCAAGTGGGGTTTGCCATACCGATGCTTACACTTTATCGGGCAAGGATTCGGAAGGGATTTTCCCTGTGGTGCTGGGGCATGAGGGCGCGGGCGTGGTGGAGGCGATTGGCGAGGGTGTGACTAGCGTTGCGATTGGCGATCATGTGATACCGCTTTACACCCCAGAATGCGGCGAATGTAAGTTTTGCTTATCGGGCAAAACCAATCTGTGCCAAAAAATTCGAGCCACCCAAGGCCGTGGTGTGATGCCGGATGGCACCACGCGTTTTTATAAAGATGGCCAGCCCATTTATCACTATATGGGCACGTCTACATTCTCTGAATACACCGTGCTGCCAGAAATCTCGCTGGCAAAAATCAATAAAGAAGCGCCTTTAGAAGAAGTCTGTCTGCTGGGCTGCGGCGTGACGACGGGTATGGGTGCGGTAATGAATACCGCCAAGGTAAAAGCAGGCGACACCGTGGCGATTTTTGGCTTGGGCGGGATCGGCCTGTCGGCGGTGATTGGTGCACGTATGGCTAGGGCCAGCCGGATTATTGGTATCGATATCAATACCAGTAAGTTTGAACTCGCCAAGCAGCTGGGTGCGACCGATGTGATCAATCCTAAGGACTTTGAAAAGTCGATTCAGGATGTGATCGTAGAAATGACCGATGGCGGCGTGGATTTCTCTTTTGAATGCATCGGCAATGTCAATGTGATGCGCTCAGCCTTGGAATGCTGCCATAAGGGCTGGGGTGAATCGGTGATTATTGGCGTGGCAGGAGCAGGGGAGGAGATTTCTACCCGGCCGTTTCAGCTGGTTACCGGCCGTGTATGGCGCGGCTCAGCCTTTGGCGGCGTGCGTGGCCGCAGCGAGCTGCCAAGCTTTGTCGATCGCTATATGAAAGGCGAATTTGCCCTGTCTGATTTCATTACCCACACTATGCCGCTGGAAGAAATCAATACCGCCTTTGAGTTAATGCACGAAGGCAAATCAATCCGCTCGGTGATTCATTTTTAA
- a CDS encoding ferredoxin reductase family protein, producing MKPLPLLLLISTLLYSLCSYFQNGIPASYWDWRHELVLLSGVQLMTVMSAAMLLATRPAWLEKTLSGLDKMYGLHKQLGIAAGILLATHWLIKLSPKLIIAMEWAAPRIKRSGGIKDPLVSFAKDVGEWAAWAVLAMVILALLRAVPYRFWRKVHKLFAPLFLMGAFHGLILMPRTMWLTPVGALLAALLISGSICAIYSLLGKIGKSRQVNGHISQITPLPANQLEVICQMDSNWPSHQAGQFALVSFNQSEGAHPYTIASAPRQNGELRFIIKALGDYTRTLAQDLKVGGKVKVEGPYGCFDGEANSPRQAWIAGGIGVTPFLAWLESPDFKGQQIDFYYCVKSAKDAARLTEIQAACHAKNLRLHLIESDTGQRLNIAVINAETLDDIWYCGPQSLGKAISQHLAKMSNPPRFHHEVFAMR from the coding sequence ATGAAACCACTTCCCCTACTCTTACTGATCAGCACCCTGCTCTACAGCCTGTGCAGCTACTTTCAAAACGGCATCCCCGCTAGCTATTGGGATTGGCGGCATGAATTAGTGCTGCTGAGCGGCGTGCAACTGATGACCGTCATGTCTGCCGCCATGCTGCTAGCCACTCGCCCAGCTTGGCTGGAAAAAACACTAAGCGGCTTAGATAAAATGTACGGCCTACACAAGCAGCTGGGTATTGCAGCAGGCATTTTACTGGCAACGCACTGGCTGATTAAATTATCCCCCAAGCTAATCATAGCGATGGAATGGGCCGCCCCGCGCATCAAGCGCAGCGGTGGCATCAAAGACCCACTAGTCTCCTTTGCCAAAGATGTCGGTGAATGGGCTGCCTGGGCCGTGCTGGCGATGGTGATCTTAGCGCTGCTACGCGCCGTGCCTTACCGCTTTTGGCGCAAAGTGCATAAGCTCTTTGCCCCGCTATTTTTAATGGGCGCGTTTCACGGCCTGATCCTTATGCCAAGAACCATGTGGCTGACGCCTGTGGGTGCACTCCTGGCGGCGCTACTCATTAGCGGATCGATCTGTGCGATCTACTCACTACTCGGCAAAATTGGAAAAAGCCGCCAAGTGAATGGCCATATCAGCCAGATCACCCCATTGCCCGCCAATCAGCTAGAAGTGATTTGCCAAATGGATAGCAACTGGCCCAGCCACCAAGCTGGGCAATTTGCCCTAGTCAGCTTTAATCAAAGCGAAGGCGCTCACCCCTACACCATCGCCTCGGCCCCGCGCCAAAATGGCGAGCTGCGCTTTATCATCAAAGCGCTAGGCGATTACACCCGCACGCTGGCCCAAGATTTAAAAGTAGGAGGAAAAGTAAAAGTAGAAGGCCCTTACGGCTGCTTTGATGGCGAGGCCAATAGCCCACGCCAAGCATGGATTGCAGGCGGCATCGGCGTTACGCCTTTTTTAGCTTGGCTAGAAAGCCCGGATTTTAAAGGCCAGCAAATCGACTTTTACTACTGCGTAAAAAGCGCCAAAGACGCCGCCCGCTTGACAGAAATCCAAGCCGCCTGCCACGCCAAAAACCTGCGCCTGCACCTAATAGAAAGCGACACTGGCCAGCGCCTCAATATCGCCGTAATCAACGCCGAAACACTAGACGATATCTGGTACTGCGGCCCACAAAGCCTAGGCAAAGCCATCAGCCAACACCTCGCAAAAATGAGCAATCCACCGCGGTTTCACCACGAAGTATTTGCCATGCGCTAA
- the ppa gene encoding inorganic diphosphatase, translated as MDISKIAAGKDLPNDFNVIIEIPANAPPIKYEFDKASGAIIVDRFVGTSMSYPMNYGFVPHTLSLDGDPVDVLVHTPFPLLPGMVIKCRAIGVLGMEDEAGMDAKVIAVPVEKVCAMYAHIQKLEDLPELLLAQVKHYFEHYKDLEKGKWVKITGWGDKAAAHAEIMESYDRAQK; from the coding sequence ATGGACATCAGCAAAATTGCCGCAGGCAAAGATTTACCAAACGATTTCAATGTCATTATCGAAATTCCTGCTAATGCACCACCGATCAAATATGAATTCGATAAAGCATCGGGCGCGATCATCGTCGATCGTTTTGTTGGCACATCGATGTCCTACCCAATGAACTACGGCTTTGTGCCGCACACCCTGTCGCTGGATGGCGATCCTGTGGATGTGCTGGTTCACACACCTTTCCCATTGCTGCCAGGTATGGTTATCAAATGCCGCGCGATTGGTGTATTGGGCATGGAAGACGAAGCAGGTATGGATGCAAAAGTGATTGCCGTACCCGTAGAAAAAGTATGTGCCATGTACGCACATATTCAAAAACTAGAAGACCTGCCAGAACTGCTGTTGGCTCAAGTAAAACACTACTTCGAGCACTATAAAGACTTAGAAAAAGGCAAGTGGGTGAAGATTACAGGTTGGGGCGACAAAGCCGCAGCCCACGCAGAGATTATGGAAAGCTACGATCGCGCGCAGAAGTAA
- a CDS encoding DUF1294 domain-containing protein — protein sequence MVLFIIIFCGFLLFELVLGNLPWWIAGGYLLMSTVAFIAYALDKSAARNNRWRTPERTLHLLGVLGGWRGALLAQRVLRHKSAKVVFLRVFVATIVLNCAALACLLAVGGFWQG from the coding sequence ATGGTACTTTTTATTATTATTTTTTGTGGTTTTTTGTTGTTTGAATTGGTTTTAGGCAATTTGCCGTGGTGGATTGCAGGCGGTTATTTGTTGATGAGCACTGTGGCTTTTATTGCCTACGCGCTGGATAAATCCGCCGCTAGGAATAATCGCTGGCGCACGCCGGAGCGCACTTTGCATTTGCTGGGGGTGTTGGGTGGTTGGCGGGGGGCTTTGTTGGCGCAGCGGGTGCTTAGGCATAAGTCGGCTAAGGTGGTTTTTTTGCGGGTATTTGTAGCGACGATTGTGCTCAATTGTGCGGCGTTAGCGTGTTTGTTGGCTGTGGGTGGCTTTTGGCAGGGGTGA
- a CDS encoding LysR family transcriptional regulator, with product MQWQGIVEFISVAETQSFTLAAQKLEMSVAQVSRQVSALEQRLAARLLHRTTRKVSLTEQGQLYYQYCRPLLDGLHEAELALLQTQDKPVGKLRITAPVYYGETVVAPILHQYLIDFPQLNAELLLDNRKADLVADHIDLAIRLGPMDESSLMVTQLGSRIHHVCASPQYLDQYGTPHTLAELKQHQCLIGAVNMWRFKEGMQHREISVNGRLRCNSGSSLVQAALKGLGLVQLPDYYVDTYLQSGQLISVLEPFALTDGIWAIAPRSRFIPPKVSRFIEYLKAALLAE from the coding sequence ATGCAATGGCAAGGAATCGTTGAGTTTATCAGCGTAGCTGAAACGCAAAGCTTTACGCTGGCGGCGCAAAAGCTGGAGATGTCGGTGGCGCAGGTTAGCCGCCAAGTCAGCGCACTGGAGCAGCGCCTTGCCGCGCGTTTATTGCACCGCACCACGCGTAAAGTCAGCCTTACCGAGCAAGGCCAGCTCTATTATCAATATTGCCGCCCGCTACTCGATGGCCTGCACGAGGCCGAGCTGGCGCTGCTGCAAACACAAGATAAGCCAGTAGGTAAATTACGCATCACCGCGCCGGTTTACTATGGCGAAACCGTGGTGGCACCCATCTTGCACCAATACCTGATTGATTTTCCCCAGCTAAATGCTGAATTACTACTAGATAACCGCAAGGCCGATCTGGTGGCCGATCATATCGACTTAGCGATTCGGCTAGGGCCGATGGATGAATCGTCCCTAATGGTGACGCAGCTAGGCAGCCGTATTCACCATGTTTGCGCCTCACCGCAGTATTTAGATCAATACGGCACCCCGCATACGCTGGCCGAGCTAAAGCAACACCAGTGTTTGATTGGCGCGGTGAATATGTGGCGATTTAAGGAAGGCATGCAGCACCGCGAAATATCCGTTAACGGGCGCTTGCGCTGCAATAGCGGCAGCAGCCTAGTACAGGCGGCTTTAAAAGGATTGGGGCTGGTGCAATTGCCGGATTATTACGTCGATACTTATTTACAAAGCGGCCAACTGATTAGCGTGCTCGAGCCCTTTGCGCTCACAGACGGCATCTGGGCCATCGCGCCCCGCAGCCGCTTTATTCCGCCCAAAGTCAGCCGCTTTATTGAATACTTGAAAGCGGCTTTATTGGCGGAATAA